The window ACCCGGCGTCCACGACGGCGGAGCCGACGGAGGCGCCGAAGGCCCCGCGGACGGCGGAGCAGCCGGCACACCCGGCGTCCACGACGGCGGAGCCGACGGAGGCGCCGAAGGCCCCGCGGACGGCGGAGCAGCCGGCACACCCGGCGTCCACGACGGCGGAGCCGACGGAGGCGCCGAGGAGTCCGGCAGCCGGTCTTGAGTGCGCCCCGGAGAGGTGCCGGGGGCGCGGCCGACCCGGCGGACACCGCCGCGTCGGTCTCGCGTCTGACCGGCCTCGGTCCGCGCGAGTTCGCCCGGGACGTGTGGGGCCGTGCGGCGTTCCTGGCCCGCGGCGCCGGCGACTTCTCCGACCTGTTCTCCGCCGACGCGGTGGATGAGCTGGTGTCACGCCGTGGGCTGCGCACGCCGTTCATCCGTGTCGCCAAGGACGGCGCGACCCTTCCCGAGTCCTCGTACACGTCTTCGGCGGGTGTCGGGGCCGGGATCGGCGATCAGGTGGACGACACCGCGCTGTGGCGTGCGTTCGCCGACGGCGCCACTCTGGTGCTGCAGGCGTTGCAGCGCACCTGGGCGCCGGTCGCGGACTTCGGCGCCGGGCTCGGCTCGGAACTGGGGCATCCGGTGCAGGTCAACGCTTACGTCACTCCGCCGCA is drawn from Streptomyces sp. NBC_00178 and contains these coding sequences:
- a CDS encoding BatC protein; protein product: MTNPEQDPNQQEGPADGGAAGTPGVHDGGADGGAEGPADGGAAGTPGVHDGGADGGAEGPADGGAAGTPGVHDGGADGGAEGPADGGAAGTPGVHDGGADGGAEESGSRS